Proteins found in one Anas platyrhynchos isolate ZD024472 breed Pekin duck chromosome 18, IASCAAS_PekinDuck_T2T, whole genome shotgun sequence genomic segment:
- the MIGA2 gene encoding mitoguardin 2 isoform X2, producing the protein MAFRRTEGMSIIQALAMTVAEIPVFVYTTFGQLRLSPGLRKVLFATALGTVALALAAHQLKRRRRRKKQIAPDKCGFKPGGITVPILPTRRVSSVKKGYSSKRVQSPGSKSNDTLSGISSIEPSKHSSSSHSLASMVAVNSSSPTPAAAGTWEAQAMGDAGAGGDSSAESLYVQGMELFEEALQKWEQALTIRQRDSASTSTPVPWDGKKHQDTLSESIAEEESQKREFAEKLESLLHRAYHLQEEFGSSLPSDSMLLDLAPFPPPEKTLMLPLADGSLRLRTDDEDSSISEDSFFSAAELFDSLHFEEIPFHLSKPVAAYEEALQLVKEGKVACRTLRTELLGCYSDQDFLAKLHCVRQAFQELLEDESNQLFFGEVGKQMVIGLMTKAEKNPKAFLESYEEMLHYALKPETWPTTQQELEGRGVVCMSFFDIVLDFILMDAFEDLENPPSSVLAVLRNRWLSDSFKETALATACWSVLKAKRRLLMVPDGFISHFYSVSEHVSPVLAFGFLGPKQQLSEVCGFFKHQIVQYLKDMFDFDNVRYTTVQLLAEDILQLSRRRSEILLGYLGTESAPEMNGTLPGENEPLKELI; encoded by the exons ATGGCATTCCGAAGGACCGAGGGCATGTCCATCATCCAGGCCTTGGCAATGACCGTGGCAGAGATCCCCGTGTTCGTTTACACGACGTTTGGGCAG CTGCGGCTCTCCCCAGGCCTGCGTAAGGTGCTGTTCGCGACAGCTCTCGGGACGGTTGCGTTGGCTCTTGCAGCTCATCAGCTGAAACGGCGTCGGCGTCGAAAGAAGCAGATTGCTCCAGACAAGTGTGGCTTCAAGCCCGGAGGCATCACGGTGCCCATCCTGCCGACCAGAAGGGTCTCGTCCGTGAAGAAAG GGTACTCCAGCAAGAGAGTCCAGAGTCCCGGCAGCAAGAGCAATGACACGCTCAGCGGGATATCGTCCATCGAGCCCAGCAAACATTCCAGTTCCTCCCACAGCCTCGCCTCG ATGGTAGCAGTGAACTCTTCGAGTccaacaccagcagcagcagggacgtGGGAGGCCCAGGCAATGGGGGATGCCGGAGCCGGGGGTGATTCCAGCGCAGAGAGCCTCTACGTGCAAG GCATGGAGCTGTTCGAGGAGGCCCTGCAGAAGTGGGAGCAGGCGCTGACCATCCGGCAGCGGGACAGCGCTAGCACGAGCACCCCCGTGCCCTGGGACGGCAAGAAACACCAGGACACCTTGTCTGAGAGCATCGCAGAG GAGGAGTCCCAGAAAAGGGAGTTTGCAGAGAAGTTGGAGTCCCTCTTGCATCGAGCCTACCACCTCCAGGAAGAGTTTGGGTCTTCGCTTCCCTCGGACAGCATGCTGCTGGATCTGG CTCCTTTCCCACCTCCAGAGAAGACCTTAATGCTGCCGCTGGCGGATGGGTCGTTACGGCTTCGGACGGACGATGAGGACAGCTCCATTTCCGAGGACTCCTTCTTCTCTGCAGCAGAG CTCTTTGACTCCCTTCACTTTGAGGAGATACCCTTCCATCTCTCGAAGCCAGTGGCGGCCTATGAAGAAGCTCTGCAGCTAGTGAAAGAAGGGAAGGTTGCGTGCCGGACGCTGAG GACAGAGCTCCTCGGCTGCTACAGTGACCAGGATTTCCTTGCCAAGCTGCACTGCGTCAGGCAGGCCTTCCAG gagctgctggaggatgAAAGCAATCAGCTGTTTTTTGGGGAGGTTGGGAAGCAAATGGTGATAGGACTGATGACAAAGGCTGAAAAG AATCCCAAAGCTTTTCTGGAAAGCTACGAGGAGATGCTGCACTACGCGCTGAAGCCAGAGACCTGGCCAACcacccagcaggagctggagggaagaggg GTGGTGTGCATGAGCTTCTTTGATATCGTGCTGGACTTTATCCTCATGGATGCTTTCGAGGACCTGGAGAATCCGCCCTCCTCcgtgctggctgtgctgcgCAACCGCTGGCTGTCGGACAGCTTTAAGGAGACG GCCCTGGCAACTGCCTGTTGGTCGgttctgaaagcaaaaagaaggcTTCTGATG GTACCAGATGGCTTTATCTCTCATTTCTACTCCGTATCGGAGCATGTCAGCCCTGTCCTAGCCTtcggttttctggggcccaagcagcagctctctgaAGTCTGTGGTTTTTTCAAG CACCAGATAGTGCAGTACCTGAAGGACATGTTTGATTTTGACAACGTGAGGTACACGACggtgcagctgctggcagaagaCATCTTGCAGCTGTCACGGCGGCGCAGCGAGATCCTCCTGGGGTATCTGGGCACCGAGAGCGCCCCCGAGATGAACGGCACGCTTCCTGGCGAAAACGAGCCTCTGAAGGAGCTCATCTGA
- the MIGA2 gene encoding mitoguardin 2 isoform X1 produces MAFRRTEGMSIIQALAMTVAEIPVFVYTTFGQSVFSQLRLSPGLRKVLFATALGTVALALAAHQLKRRRRRKKQIAPDKCGFKPGGITVPILPTRRVSSVKKGYSSKRVQSPGSKSNDTLSGISSIEPSKHSSSSHSLASMVAVNSSSPTPAAAGTWEAQAMGDAGAGGDSSAESLYVQGMELFEEALQKWEQALTIRQRDSASTSTPVPWDGKKHQDTLSESIAEEESQKREFAEKLESLLHRAYHLQEEFGSSLPSDSMLLDLAPFPPPEKTLMLPLADGSLRLRTDDEDSSISEDSFFSAAELFDSLHFEEIPFHLSKPVAAYEEALQLVKEGKVACRTLRTELLGCYSDQDFLAKLHCVRQAFQELLEDESNQLFFGEVGKQMVIGLMTKAEKNPKAFLESYEEMLHYALKPETWPTTQQELEGRGVVCMSFFDIVLDFILMDAFEDLENPPSSVLAVLRNRWLSDSFKETALATACWSVLKAKRRLLMVPDGFISHFYSVSEHVSPVLAFGFLGPKQQLSEVCGFFKHQIVQYLKDMFDFDNVRYTTVQLLAEDILQLSRRRSEILLGYLGTESAPEMNGTLPGENEPLKELI; encoded by the exons ATGGCATTCCGAAGGACCGAGGGCATGTCCATCATCCAGGCCTTGGCAATGACCGTGGCAGAGATCCCCGTGTTCGTTTACACGACGTTTGGGCAG TCTGTCTTCTCTCAGCTGCGGCTCTCCCCAGGCCTGCGTAAGGTGCTGTTCGCGACAGCTCTCGGGACGGTTGCGTTGGCTCTTGCAGCTCATCAGCTGAAACGGCGTCGGCGTCGAAAGAAGCAGATTGCTCCAGACAAGTGTGGCTTCAAGCCCGGAGGCATCACGGTGCCCATCCTGCCGACCAGAAGGGTCTCGTCCGTGAAGAAAG GGTACTCCAGCAAGAGAGTCCAGAGTCCCGGCAGCAAGAGCAATGACACGCTCAGCGGGATATCGTCCATCGAGCCCAGCAAACATTCCAGTTCCTCCCACAGCCTCGCCTCG ATGGTAGCAGTGAACTCTTCGAGTccaacaccagcagcagcagggacgtGGGAGGCCCAGGCAATGGGGGATGCCGGAGCCGGGGGTGATTCCAGCGCAGAGAGCCTCTACGTGCAAG GCATGGAGCTGTTCGAGGAGGCCCTGCAGAAGTGGGAGCAGGCGCTGACCATCCGGCAGCGGGACAGCGCTAGCACGAGCACCCCCGTGCCCTGGGACGGCAAGAAACACCAGGACACCTTGTCTGAGAGCATCGCAGAG GAGGAGTCCCAGAAAAGGGAGTTTGCAGAGAAGTTGGAGTCCCTCTTGCATCGAGCCTACCACCTCCAGGAAGAGTTTGGGTCTTCGCTTCCCTCGGACAGCATGCTGCTGGATCTGG CTCCTTTCCCACCTCCAGAGAAGACCTTAATGCTGCCGCTGGCGGATGGGTCGTTACGGCTTCGGACGGACGATGAGGACAGCTCCATTTCCGAGGACTCCTTCTTCTCTGCAGCAGAG CTCTTTGACTCCCTTCACTTTGAGGAGATACCCTTCCATCTCTCGAAGCCAGTGGCGGCCTATGAAGAAGCTCTGCAGCTAGTGAAAGAAGGGAAGGTTGCGTGCCGGACGCTGAG GACAGAGCTCCTCGGCTGCTACAGTGACCAGGATTTCCTTGCCAAGCTGCACTGCGTCAGGCAGGCCTTCCAG gagctgctggaggatgAAAGCAATCAGCTGTTTTTTGGGGAGGTTGGGAAGCAAATGGTGATAGGACTGATGACAAAGGCTGAAAAG AATCCCAAAGCTTTTCTGGAAAGCTACGAGGAGATGCTGCACTACGCGCTGAAGCCAGAGACCTGGCCAACcacccagcaggagctggagggaagaggg GTGGTGTGCATGAGCTTCTTTGATATCGTGCTGGACTTTATCCTCATGGATGCTTTCGAGGACCTGGAGAATCCGCCCTCCTCcgtgctggctgtgctgcgCAACCGCTGGCTGTCGGACAGCTTTAAGGAGACG GCCCTGGCAACTGCCTGTTGGTCGgttctgaaagcaaaaagaaggcTTCTGATG GTACCAGATGGCTTTATCTCTCATTTCTACTCCGTATCGGAGCATGTCAGCCCTGTCCTAGCCTtcggttttctggggcccaagcagcagctctctgaAGTCTGTGGTTTTTTCAAG CACCAGATAGTGCAGTACCTGAAGGACATGTTTGATTTTGACAACGTGAGGTACACGACggtgcagctgctggcagaagaCATCTTGCAGCTGTCACGGCGGCGCAGCGAGATCCTCCTGGGGTATCTGGGCACCGAGAGCGCCCCCGAGATGAACGGCACGCTTCCTGGCGAAAACGAGCCTCTGAAGGAGCTCATCTGA
- the MIGA2 gene encoding mitoguardin 2 isoform X3: MAFRRTEGMSIIQALAMTVAEIPVFVYTTFGQSVFSQLRLSPGLRKVLFATALGTVALALAAHQLKRRRRRKKQIAPDKCGFKPGGITVPILPTRRVSSVKKGYSSKRVQSPGSKSNDTLSGISSIEPSKHSSSSHSLASMVAVNSSSPTPAAAGTWEAQAMGDAGAGGDSSAESLYVQGMELFEEALQKWEQALTIRQRDSASTSTPVPWDGKKHQDTLSESIAEEESQKREFAEKLESLLHRAYHLQEEFGSSLPSDSMLLDLEKTLMLPLADGSLRLRTDDEDSSISEDSFFSAAELFDSLHFEEIPFHLSKPVAAYEEALQLVKEGKVACRTLRTELLGCYSDQDFLAKLHCVRQAFQELLEDESNQLFFGEVGKQMVIGLMTKAEKNPKAFLESYEEMLHYALKPETWPTTQQELEGRGVVCMSFFDIVLDFILMDAFEDLENPPSSVLAVLRNRWLSDSFKETALATACWSVLKAKRRLLMVPDGFISHFYSVSEHVSPVLAFGFLGPKQQLSEVCGFFKHQIVQYLKDMFDFDNVRYTTVQLLAEDILQLSRRRSEILLGYLGTESAPEMNGTLPGENEPLKELI; this comes from the exons ATGGCATTCCGAAGGACCGAGGGCATGTCCATCATCCAGGCCTTGGCAATGACCGTGGCAGAGATCCCCGTGTTCGTTTACACGACGTTTGGGCAG TCTGTCTTCTCTCAGCTGCGGCTCTCCCCAGGCCTGCGTAAGGTGCTGTTCGCGACAGCTCTCGGGACGGTTGCGTTGGCTCTTGCAGCTCATCAGCTGAAACGGCGTCGGCGTCGAAAGAAGCAGATTGCTCCAGACAAGTGTGGCTTCAAGCCCGGAGGCATCACGGTGCCCATCCTGCCGACCAGAAGGGTCTCGTCCGTGAAGAAAG GGTACTCCAGCAAGAGAGTCCAGAGTCCCGGCAGCAAGAGCAATGACACGCTCAGCGGGATATCGTCCATCGAGCCCAGCAAACATTCCAGTTCCTCCCACAGCCTCGCCTCG ATGGTAGCAGTGAACTCTTCGAGTccaacaccagcagcagcagggacgtGGGAGGCCCAGGCAATGGGGGATGCCGGAGCCGGGGGTGATTCCAGCGCAGAGAGCCTCTACGTGCAAG GCATGGAGCTGTTCGAGGAGGCCCTGCAGAAGTGGGAGCAGGCGCTGACCATCCGGCAGCGGGACAGCGCTAGCACGAGCACCCCCGTGCCCTGGGACGGCAAGAAACACCAGGACACCTTGTCTGAGAGCATCGCAGAG GAGGAGTCCCAGAAAAGGGAGTTTGCAGAGAAGTTGGAGTCCCTCTTGCATCGAGCCTACCACCTCCAGGAAGAGTTTGGGTCTTCGCTTCCCTCGGACAGCATGCTGCTGGATCTGG AGAAGACCTTAATGCTGCCGCTGGCGGATGGGTCGTTACGGCTTCGGACGGACGATGAGGACAGCTCCATTTCCGAGGACTCCTTCTTCTCTGCAGCAGAG CTCTTTGACTCCCTTCACTTTGAGGAGATACCCTTCCATCTCTCGAAGCCAGTGGCGGCCTATGAAGAAGCTCTGCAGCTAGTGAAAGAAGGGAAGGTTGCGTGCCGGACGCTGAG GACAGAGCTCCTCGGCTGCTACAGTGACCAGGATTTCCTTGCCAAGCTGCACTGCGTCAGGCAGGCCTTCCAG gagctgctggaggatgAAAGCAATCAGCTGTTTTTTGGGGAGGTTGGGAAGCAAATGGTGATAGGACTGATGACAAAGGCTGAAAAG AATCCCAAAGCTTTTCTGGAAAGCTACGAGGAGATGCTGCACTACGCGCTGAAGCCAGAGACCTGGCCAACcacccagcaggagctggagggaagaggg GTGGTGTGCATGAGCTTCTTTGATATCGTGCTGGACTTTATCCTCATGGATGCTTTCGAGGACCTGGAGAATCCGCCCTCCTCcgtgctggctgtgctgcgCAACCGCTGGCTGTCGGACAGCTTTAAGGAGACG GCCCTGGCAACTGCCTGTTGGTCGgttctgaaagcaaaaagaaggcTTCTGATG GTACCAGATGGCTTTATCTCTCATTTCTACTCCGTATCGGAGCATGTCAGCCCTGTCCTAGCCTtcggttttctggggcccaagcagcagctctctgaAGTCTGTGGTTTTTTCAAG CACCAGATAGTGCAGTACCTGAAGGACATGTTTGATTTTGACAACGTGAGGTACACGACggtgcagctgctggcagaagaCATCTTGCAGCTGTCACGGCGGCGCAGCGAGATCCTCCTGGGGTATCTGGGCACCGAGAGCGCCCCCGAGATGAACGGCACGCTTCCTGGCGAAAACGAGCCTCTGAAGGAGCTCATCTGA